The DNA window CTAACATTATAGCTCGTGAACCCTAACCAGTGTGCTTCCCACTAACAGTCAGCCTGTAGATACAATTAGGTTATTGTAAAGGCAATGCTACTCTAATctcatatttccttcttttttattttaaataaatattgccTTTCcaaagtgtgagatttaaaattggatatacgagcattaaactcccccttttaccttttcccatatatatatatcccagaccactaagaaaaagaagcctctgagcttaaaTCTACAAGGGGttaatttttattgcttgggaattaattagacaacaaaaggtgataccaattagggaaatagggaagtagaaatacaaatgaataatcttagatctaagcttagtctattttcctttataaaactcaccaaatcccaaactgcccaccaggccaaGAACAAACTGCATGCACCGCCATGGCTaagttgaaaagccagagagagagagagagagaacttccgttcctccctcagttttaagctggcgtgCCAGAAGTTCGttgcggtctcctccccaaaagggaggtccttcaaaagccacttcagtagcatgcactcaactctcaaatgattcagctaaaacttccattttttaccacattcccccctttgtttcatttgaaaaatgaatgagtttgctcaatgaaacagccaaaaataatatcctgtgctaactaataatatgttaatatcaatatagaaaaagggagagagagaaacaaaaaagaaagaaaaatggagagagtaaagttttgtccagaggggcagtccctcatgcagagagtacatgttacagatggtatataataacagaaggagataacaaaaactaataaaacaaaactgttcatatgaagtctctgagttctcttggcttcttgaagtggtaagatgtcatcaggaggaagctggattctggtctggaaaactgggctctggactctggtctggaaagctggattctcttctttaactgtttgaattgctggatttttactaaaccttagcatagcattgtcaatgatcaaattaataaatttcattACAAAAGTCAAATGCCAGTCTCATCTCAACAAACCTCAATGCTACTCATGAGGTCAAATGTGCCTTCTTCCATTAGGACCTCCATTAGTTCACTTTGATTTCCTCATATTATTGCAAAAATATgtttccctattaaatttcatctattGTTCTTAATTATTCCTTCTGGATGCACTTAGACAAACATTTAATTGCTTTTCCACCTGActaatccttcaaatatttggggTAGAATACtaaggttcaaatcctttctccacATTTCCTACTTGTGTGAAtatgggcagatcacttaacctctctaaaattcaaatcctccctccaccaaaaatgggagtgataatagcACTGCTTACTTCATGAGGTTattaaaatagctaacatttatatagtactttaaggtcttcagaacactttaaaaatatttcatttgttcctcataatcactctgggaggtaggttattattattcccaatttatagatgaggaaactgaggtaggcagaggttaagtaccTTGTCCACAGTCATACTGCTAGCATATTTTTggggtagtattttattttattttccaattacatgtaaagattgttttcagcattcatttttgtaagattttgagttccaattttttttccctccctccctttcttgccccctccccaagaacagcaagcaatcagatataggttatatacatgtacaatcacattatacatatttccatattagtcatgttgtaaagaaTCACAATAAAAGGAGGAAAcgacaaggaagaaaaaataacaataacaaataaagtgaaaataatatactttgatctgtattcaaactccatagttccttttttctgaatgaagagagcattttccagcataagtcttttggaattgccctgggtcatttcactgctgagaagagccaagtgctttacaattgatcatcacacagtgttgctgttactatgtacaatgttctcctgtttctgctcacttcactaagcatcagtccacttaagtctttccaggtttttctgaaatctgcctgctcatcatttcttattgcccaatagtattcaatcacattcatgtaccacaacttgttcagccattccccagttgatgggcatccccacaatttccaattttcaccaccacaaaaagagctactataaatattgttctacatgtgggtccttttcccattttatgatctccttgagaTACAGTCCCagcagtggtattattgggtcaaagggtatgcacagttttatagccctttgggcatagttccaaattggccAGCATATGTTTAAGaccaatttgaactcaagtcttaccGAATCCAGGTCCATCCCTCTATCTACCTAGTGGTAGATAAacctttataaactttaaagtgctatataaatatgagccatcaccatcattattccttaaaaaacaaaaacaaaacccagctcTCATCTTCACCCTTCCCAagtcttctccaagttaaatattACTAGTGCCATCCATTGATGCTCATATGACATAATTTCAGTTCTGTTCGAGCAGTAACTATTTGTAGCCTCCTTTGCCCAAGATGTTAGCTGAGATGCATGCCTTCAGCAGAGAACAAAAATCATTACCATAACCCAAGGACCACTTGGGGGTATTATCAGAAAAAATcaatctccctctctccttctcctgaAGGAGGATACAGAACTGAATTCCATCAAGAGGCAAGAAGTCCATGTGCACTGAGGAGTGGTCAAGGAgccacaaagaagaaaagaagtttcAGCCCACAATGTGTATCTTGTGGGAGAAGAGCCACAGCGGGGCTGCTGCCAGCAACCATACCTAGGCGGCTTCTACCATGATGACATATACCTTCAACCTCTGAGTGATAGTGAGCTACAATAATGAGAGAAGGTGGGAGAACTACACAATGGATGGGTGCTCAATAGCACCACTGCTATTGTTGTTCCAACTGCTACCCAGCAAGGGATTGGGGGAGTGGGATGAGGAGTTGCTTGAAAAGGATGTGGATGAACAATTCAGGGACACCCAGAGCCAAAGCAGAAAGACTATACTTGTTCTTATTTGTTGAAAATGACAATGGTGACACatttctccttccccatttctcctcttcctccctagaGAGGATGTACCTGTTCCAAAGCTTCTCTCtgcttttttaatgtttgttttgcaTAAGTCTATCTGGTTTCTAAAAGCCTAAATCAAAACTAAACTGtagtttttagggtttttttgtttgtggtggggcaatgagggttaagtgacttgcccagggtcacacagttagtgtcaagtgtctgaggccagatttgaactcaggtcctcctgaatccagggccagtgctttatccactgtgctatctagctgctgcacactccttccctcccccctccccccgcctcccATAGTTTTTAGTTTACTAAACTGTAGCTCAATGTATTACTGGTCTCTGTGTATTTGATTTGCCCAAAGAGGGATGATCAGAGGTTATCTTCCTAAATCTCTGTGATTAGTAGCTGGGTACCTAAGATAAACCAAAGAGATTTtacttatatataatattaaagttCCTATGAAGCAGGGAAAAGAGTAAATTAATTTTGACCATCTTAAACACAAATGTGTCATCAGTGTTCTGGAGAGAGGAAACTTGGTAAGGAAAAGCAAGAGAAATCCACCCAAGCAACTTTCTCTTCTCATTGTTCCATATTCTAGAGCAGGTTTAAAGAATCTTCCCCATAAAAACAGAATGAGGTCAGTGACTCCTGAGAAAGTCACTCCTCAAGGGAGGAATGGGGAGAGTCATTCTGCCCATGTGAGGGTGGGGATGaaagagaggcacagagacagtaacagacagacagagacagagatatgaagacacacagagagttggggggggggtgtggaaacagagacagagacaaagagaacagagacaaagacaaagagacagatggagaaaaccagagacagacagaaacaaaaagaaagagaaagaaacacagagacagagagagagatgatgagagacagacagatagacagagacagagaaacagatccGGGCAGACAAGTGTTCCATTTCAGTCAAACAATTCCATACCACCACTACTGTTAACTATTCATTACATAActgattattcatttttttccaagaataggcttgaagtttttttttaatattttgcagaatctactttaatcttttttaaaaattggcacaGTTTGTTCTTGATTCCTCCGTGATCATTGACAGTAGATTCACACTCACAGCTGCAGATTCTTGCTGTACCCTGAGATGTAATTTATATTCTGGCTAGGTGACCAGAACTATTCAGAGCAGCTAAATGCTTACTATATCTTCATTTATCTTGCCCTTTACTACTCTCTTTACCTTTCTTGTTCAAGCATAAATATCCTTTTTGACAGAGAAAAGAAGTGTAGAAACTGAGTGATTCTGCTCATATTTTTCTAATCTGTTACTTTTGCATCATCCAATCCACACTCTAGTAatggtattggtgggtcaaagggcatgcagttttatagccctttgggcatagttccaaattgttctccagaatcacTGGACTAGAACATAACTCCAACAATTTGTCATTTCTGTTAGGTATAAGGcggtacttcagagttgtcttaatttgtttTTCCAACAGATAActgctttttctgaaaactgcctgttcacatccattgactatttttcaattggggaatgaatggctcctatttttataagtttgactcagttatgtctgtatttgagaaatggggcctttatcagagaaacttgctgcagaAGTTTTTGTACCTCTTAGCAAAATCATCCTGTCCTTCTTGTTTTTCTTGCCCGAACCATATCTAAGTCTTCCTCAAGACCCTTTTCTTCTAAAAGACTTTCCCTGACCCTTGGTCCAGAGTTAAATTCTTTCATTTCAAAACAAGGTGTTAAACAAGTCTAACAATAATAACTgctcctctcaaaaaaaaaagggggaggagcagctaggtggtgcaggggatagagcaccggccctggagtcaggagtacctgagttcaaatctggcctcagacacttaacacttactagctgtgtgaccctgggcaagttacttaaccccaattgcctcactaaaaaaaaaaaaccaaaaaaaaaaaacctgctgctCTCACCCCATGCCCTTATAGGTATTCTCACATCAACTCCATGCTCACCTAAACCAGGTTCATATCCTGGGGGAACTTGACTTCAAAAAGAGGAGAATCAGGCTTTTCTTTAACTGTGTAGATCATTATACCTCTTCTCTGAGTAGAACTCTGGGGGAAATTTCTTAAATAAAGTTTAGGTATGACTCAGGTCTAAGACGACCCCAAAAAGGAAATTTAATAGGGTCCCTCCTAAAAAGGTTCTCAGTGACagatttatatgtacaaaaatatttaaagtagctttttttttttgtggtggcaaagaattggaaattgagaggatccctatcaattggggaatggctgaacaggttgtggtatgtgattttaatgaaatactattgtgctataagatgtGTTAATGGGAATGGACATAGCATAAGCTTGGCTCCACCACTACCCTTACCCCCAATCACAGGGACCAAGAAACCAATAAGAGATTGCTGCATTATCTCAAACCACAAGTCCCCAGAGAGTAATAAAGGATCGAGGCATCACTCCCAAGCACAAATCCTTCAGTGCTGAGTCAGAGTGTATATTTCTCTAGAAGTGGCCCATGGTACATCCATCACTATACATATTCCTTGAAATGGCTCCCACATCTCCTAATCCCAAGGATCATGGTGGATCACCAGGTAATATAAGGGAAGGGTTGCCCCTATTACATTTTAACTTATCTTTTTATGAATATGTCTTGTCTTCCCAACTATAGACTGAGAGCAAGGATAACAAAGATTGAGAACAAGATGATGACAATAAGGATAGCAAAATAGAGTGGGAGTTAATTAAAGAATGATTAGGAGAGAAAGGTGAGTTTTGGACCAGGTTTCAAAAGAAATTatgtaactgtgtgaccctggtctagtcacttaaccctcattgccctgcaaaaaaaaaaagaagaaggaaaagaaatgatggaaCTTGTAGAATATAgcaatgctttttaaattattcattgtGACCAAATAGGATTTATAGCaaactggttcaacattagaaaggAGATAAACATTTACTCCCCCACCATCCATCTCTCCTAACCCTATTTAAAATTGCTGCTGGCAAAGGCTTTCATACTTCTAGCTCTTCCTCAGAAATAAGAGAAGCTAATGGACTAGAGGTAGCCCAGAAACAGTTGTCAGTGAATTAATTGGATTTAGAAGACAAAAGGATGTTCTTCAACTGCTGTGTGTTGAAGCTATTGAGCTGCTTCGGTTTAGCTTCACCAGTGGATGACACTTTGTCTAGTCAGACTGTGGACCTGCCATCTCTCGCTGATAAAATGAAATCTGACTGTGAAGCCACCAATCTCAGTGAGGTCTCTAGTTTAGAACTTGAAATGGAAACAGAATGGAGCCTCTGCTGCCAATCATCATCCCTGTGATGTTCTGACAATTCAACTGTCACCCCtgacttgaaaaaaattttaataaaaagaaaggagataggggcagctagatggcgcagtggatagagcaccagccctggagtcaggagtacctgagttcaaatccggcctcagacacttaacacttactagctgtgtgaccctgggcaagtcacttaaccccaattgcctcactaaaaaaaaaaaaaaggagataaaaattcAATATCATTTATGATAAAAGCACTATGTATGTGGATGTGAATACAGAGATATTTCTCCAGTATCATAAAAATGATCTaccttctgtaagaaatgatgagcaggaggagttcagagaaacctggagggtcttgcatgggctgatgataagtgagatgagcagaaccagaagaacattgtacacagtatcatcaacattgagtgttgatctactgtgatggactatattcttctcaccaatgcaatggtacagaagagttccagggaactcatgatagaagaggatctccaaatccagggaaaaaaaaagaactgtggagtatagatgctgaatgaaccatactatttcttttgtttttggtgctgatgtttttctattttgaggttttttgtcattgctctgatttttctcttataacatgactaatgcagaaatatgtttaatgttattatgtgtgtatatacttatatatattttatatatatatatatatatatatatatatatatatatatataaaacacctatatcagattaccttctgtctaggggaggggggagggaagggagggagggagaaaaatctgaaattggaaagcttgtataaacaaaagttgagaactatctttacatgtaacaggaaaaaaaataaaatactttattaatttttaaaaatgatcttaCCTTAAGCCAAGAGTTAATATACTATACAATagaaaaacattataaaaatgttatGTGGCACCCTCGGCTTCTGTTCTCTGAACCTTGCGGACGAGACCCCATCcagaaactcaacatgtctattCTCAAGATCCAAGCAAGAGAGATCTTCGACTCTCGTGGAAACCCCACTGTTGAGGTTGATCTCCACACTGCAAAAGGTCTCTTCCGAGCTGCTGTGCCCAGTGGTGCTTCTACTGGCATCCATGAAGCCCTGGAGCTCCGAGACAATGATAAGACCCGCTACATGGGGAAAGGTGTCTCAAAAGCGGTTGAGCACATCAATAAAACTATTGCCCCGACCCTGGTTAGCAAGAAACTGAATGTTGTGGAACAGGAGAAGATTGACAATTTGATGATTGAGATGGACGGCACCGAGAACAAATCTAAATTTGGTGCAAATGCCATCTTGGGAGTGTCTCTGGCTGTTTGTAAGGCCGGCGCTGCTGAGAAAGGTGTCTCCCTTTTCCGGCATATTGCTGACCTTGCTGGCAATGATGAAGTTGTCCTGCCAGTTCCAGCCTTCAACGTGATCAATGGGGGCTCCCATGCTGGTAACAAGCTGGCCATGCAGGAGTTCATGATCCTCCCGGTTGGTACAGCAAATTTCAAGGAGGCCATGCGCATTGGAGCTGAGGTCTACCACAACCTGAAGAGTGTGATTAAGCAGAAATATGGACAGGACGCCACCAATGTAGGGGATGAGGGTGGCTTTGCTCCTAACATCCTGGAGAATAAGGAAGCTCTGGAGCTGCTAAAGAATGCCATTGGTAAGGCCGGCTATACTGATAAGGTCGTAATTGGCATGGATGTGGCTGCCTCAGAATTCTTCCGATCTGGGAAATATGACTTGGACTTCAAGTCACCTGATGATGCCAGCAGATACATCTCCCCTTCTGAGCTTGGCGATCTCTATAAGAGCTTCATCAAGGACTATCCAGTGGTGTCTATTGAAGATCCCTTTGATCAGGATGATTGGGAAGCTTGGAAGAATTTCATTGCTACTGCTGGTATCCAGGTGGTGGGGGATGATCTCACTGTGACCAATCCCAAGCGCATTGAAAAGGCTGTGAGTGAGAAGGCCTGCAACTGCCTCCTACTCAAAGTGAACCAGATCGGCTCCGTGACTGAATCTCTCAAGGCGTGCAAGCTGGCCCAGTCCAATGGGTGGGGAGTAATGGTTTCTCATCGTTCTGGGGAGACTGAAGATACCTTCATTGCAGACCTGGTGGTGGGTCTCTGCACCGGGCAGATCAAGACTGGTGCCCCCTGCCGATCTGAGCGTCTGGCCAAGTATAACCAGCTTCTCAGAATTGAGGAAGAGCTGGGCAGCAAGGCTAAATttgctggaaggaacttcagaaaccCCCGGGCCAAGTAAACTGGCCAGAAAGCCTCAGAGCCAGCAGGCACGAGTCTCCTCCATAGAAGTCTGCTCCTGTCCTAAGAATGGGCAGCTCCGAGTACTAGACCAGTTTTGTTTGAGAGCAGGGGCCTTTGCTGTttaactctccctctccctccacttttcTGTGATGTTCTCACTGCTTCATTAGAACTGTCTTATCAGAGACTGTACCTGATCATCTGGCGCTCTGTTGGAGATAGCCTGTCATCTTGTGACTGGCTCCAGTGACTGTCTCATCCCCACCCCCTGTGTTAATGTGTGGAGCCTTATACTTGTGATGCAGCCCTGATGAGCCCACAGGCCTGATACTTAGTGGCTTCTTTGTGCAGAATAAAAGTATTCAGtaactcactggaaaaaaaaaatgttatgtggCACAAAACAATGCCCATTTTCACCACTTCTGTTTAACTTTGTATTGAAAATTCTTGAAATAGCACtaaaatggaggggaaaggaTATTAGAGGGATTGGCATTAGATATAAGTAAGTCAAAATATTGCTATTTGTAAATAACATGTTACTGTATCTAAAAAATtcaactggggggcagctaaatggtgcagtggataaagcactggccctccattcagaaggatctgagttcaaatccagcctcag is part of the Dromiciops gliroides isolate mDroGli1 chromosome 4, mDroGli1.pri, whole genome shotgun sequence genome and encodes:
- the LOC122753550 gene encoding alpha-enolase-like; its protein translation is MSILKIQAREIFDSRGNPTVEVDLHTAKGLFRAAVPSGASTGIHEALELRDNDKTRYMGKGVSKAVEHINKTIAPTLVSKKLNVVEQEKIDNLMIEMDGTENKSKFGANAILGVSLAVCKAGAAEKGVSLFRHIADLAGNDEVVLPVPAFNVINGGSHAGNKLAMQEFMILPVGTANFKEAMRIGAEVYHNLKSVIKQKYGQDATNVGDEGGFAPNILENKEALELLKNAIGKAGYTDKVVIGMDVAASEFFRSGKYDLDFKSPDDASRYISPSELGDLYKSFIKDYPVVSIEDPFDQDDWEAWKNFIATAGIQVVGDDLTVTNPKRIEKAVSEKACNCLLLKVNQIGSVTESLKACKLAQSNGWGVMVSHRSGETEDTFIADLVVGLCTGQIKTGAPCRSERLAKYNQLLRIEEELGSKAKFAGRNFRNPRAK